Proteins encoded in a region of the Panthera uncia isolate 11264 chromosome B2 unlocalized genomic scaffold, Puncia_PCG_1.0 HiC_scaffold_24, whole genome shotgun sequence genome:
- the TBX18 gene encoding T-box transcription factor TBX18, giving the protein MAEKRRGSPCSMLSLKAHAFSVEALIGAEKQQQLQKKRRKLGAEEAAGALDDRGCSRGSGAGEKGSSEGDENAALPPPAGAVSGPVRSCADLERSCGSRGALGGCEDGFLQGASPLASPGGSPKGSPAPALARPGTPLPSPQAPRVDLQGAELWKRFHEIGTEMIITKAGRRMFPAMRVKISGLDPHQQYYIAMDIVPVDNKRYRYVYHSSKWMVAGNADSPVPPRVYIHPDSPASGETWMRQVISFDKLKLTNNELDDQGHIILHSMHKYQPRVHVIRKDCGDDLSPIKPVPSGDGVKAFSFPETVFTTVTAYQNQQITRLKIDRNPFAKGFRDSGRNRMGLEALVESYAFWRPSLRTLTFEDIPGIPKQGSTSSSTLLQGSGSGVPATHPHLLSGSPCSSPAFHLGPNTSQLCSLAPADYSACARSGLTLNRYSTSLAETYNRLTNQTGETFATPRTPSYVGVSSSTSVNMSMGGADGDTFSCPQTSLSMQISGMSPQLQYIMPSPSSNAFAANQTHQGSYNTFRLHSPCALYGYNFSTSPKLAASPEKIVSSQGSFLGSSPSGTMTDRQMLPPVEGVHLLSSGGQQSFFDSRTLGSLTLSSSQVSAHMV; this is encoded by the exons ATGGCCGAGAAGCGGAGGGGCTCGCCGTGCAGCATGCTAAGCTTGAAGGCGCACGCCTTCTCGGTGGAGGCGCTGATAGGCGCCGAGAAGCAGCAACAGCTTCAGAAGAAGCGACGAAAGCTGGGCGCGGAAGAGGCTGCGGGGGCCTTAGATGACCGAGGCTGTAGCCGCGGCAGTGGCGCCGGTGAAAAGGGATCCTCTGAGGGAGACGAAAACGCTGCACTCCCGCCACCGGCCGGGGCGGTATCCGGGCCCGTCCGGAGCTGCGCAGACCTGGAACGGAGCTGCGGCTCCCGGGGAGCCTTGG GCGGCTGTGAGGACGGCTTCCTGCAGGGCGCTTCCCCGCTGGCGTCCCCCGGAGGATCCCCGAAGGGGTCCCCCGCGCCCGCCCTGGCACGGCCGGGGACCCCGCTGCCCTCGCCGCAGGCCCCGCGGGTGGATCTGCAGGGAGCAGAGCTCTGGAAGCGCTTTCACGAGATCGGCACGGAGATGATCATCACCAAGGCGGGCAG GCGCATGTTTCCAGCAATGAGAGTGAAGATCTCAGGACTAGATCCTCACCAGCAATATTACATTGCCATGGACATTGTGCCAGTGGACAACAAAAGATACAG GTATGTTTACCACAGCTCTAAATGGATGGTGGCGGGTAATGCTGACTCCCCTGTGCCACCACGGGTGTACATCCATCCGGACTCGCCTGCCTCTGGGGAGACTTGGATGAGACAAGTGATCAGCTTTGACAAGCTGAAGCTCACCAACAATGAACTGGATGACCAAGGCCAT ATTATTCTTCATTCTATGCACAAATACCAACCACGAGTCCATGTCATCCGTAAAGACTGCGGGGATGATCTTTCTCCCATCAAGCCTGTTCCATCTGGGGACGGAGTAAAGGCATTCTCCTTCCCAGAAACTGTCTTCACGACTGTCACTGCCTATCAGAATCAGCAG ATTACTCGCCTGAAGATAGATAGGAATCCATTTGCCAAAGGCTTTCGAGACTCTGGGCGTAACCG AATGGGTTTGGAAGCCCTTGTGGAGTCGTACGCATTCTGGAGACCTTCACTGCGGACTCTCACCTTTGAAGATATCCCTGGAATTCCCAAGCAAG GAAGTACGAGTTCCTCCACATTGCTCCAAGGCTCTGGGAGTGGTGTCCCTGCCACCCACCCTCATCTTTTGTCTGGCTCCCCTtgctcctctcctgccttccatCTGGGGCCCAACACCAGCCAGCTGTGTAGCCTGGCCCCAGCTGACTACTCTGCCTGTGCCCGCTCTGGCCTCACCCTCAACCGATACAGCACATCCTTGGCCGAGACTTACAACAGGCTCACCAACCAGACCGGCGAGACCTTCGCCACGCCCAGGACTCCTTCCTATGTGGGCGTGAGCAGCAGCACCTCTGTGAACATGTCCATGGGCGGCGCTGATGGGGACACTTTCAGCTGCCCACAGACCAGCTTGTCCATGCAGATTTCGGGGATGTCCCCCCAGCTCCAATACATCATGCCTTCACCTTCCAGCAACGCCTTTGCTGCTAACCAGACCCATCAGGGTTCCTATAACACTTTCAGGTTACACAGCCCCTGTGCCTTGTATGGATATAATTTCTCTACATCCCCCAAGCTGGCTGCCAGTCCTGAGAAAATTGTTTCTTCCCAAGGAAGTTTCTTGGGGTCCTCACCAAGTGGGACCATGACCGATCGGCAGATGTTGCCCCCTGTGGAAGGAGTGCACCTGCTTAGCAGTGGGGGTCAGCAGAGTTTCTTTGACTCTAGGACCCTAGGAAGCTTAACTCTGTCATCATCTCAAGTGTCTGCACATATGGTCTGA